The following coding sequences lie in one Hydrogenophaga sp. PBL-H3 genomic window:
- a CDS encoding PAS domain-containing hybrid sensor histidine kinase/response regulator, giving the protein MHTAQHIDSAEEQRQKNQLLLKMAGHAARLGGWTFDAVSQELVWSDETCEIHDRPARHRPTLDEGIAYYLPDYRDMVVHMVDRCLDEGVSFDFEAELLTATQRTIWVRAIGEAVRDASGTVTGLQGALQDITTQRRNELERNALATKLSATLADMSDAFFTLDRNWVITYVNEEMTRSVNRTREEMLHRLLWDVFPGTKDSRFHACYLRAIETGKVATEVEFYEPLGKWFELRSHPTDDGVAVYFQDVTQRRKDEEQLRLLQACVERMNDIIVVTDAEPVEGLWPRVIYVNQAFERNTGYRPDEIIGKTPRILQGPRTQRDVLDRIRASLQRWEPVREEILNYKKNGDEIWLELDIVPIADAAGHYTHWISIERNITERKRATDALRQRDNLLRVGGRVGKIGGWTALPAVNAVQWSDEIYLMLDWPRSSPPTLGEFLSIFSPDSRAAFKAALDECMAQGASFDREFQVTTCAGHLKWVRVAAEPALAEGGEVSGVHGALQDTTSMKQVEERLREQAALLDKAQDAIWVLDLDGNVAFWNPSAERIYGWTAEEVGRRGARELLFQDTGVFDRCRQAVLEQGEWVGEIEHKTQDDKPLLLVSRWTLVRDEAGQPRSILAINTDVTHQKLLEQQFLRAQRMESIGTLAGGIAHDLNNVLAPIMMSIELLKGSLPDPDDQAVLKTIEVSARRGADMIRQVLSFARGVEGKRHEVRIADVLHDLDQILSETISKNISIVIRVAPDLWQVQADPTQLQQVLLNLCVNARDAMVNGGRIAISAENMMVDEHYAAMNIESRVGAYVKIEVEDNGAGIPSDIQERVFDPFFTTKPMGEGTGLGLATTLAIVKSHGGFIRLYSEVDKGTRFRIYLPADPHALGAPSGPAQTAVPRGHGELIMVVDDEAAIRQVTRQTLEAYGYRVVVASNGAEAVALYAQNIQGIDLVLTDMMMPVMDGPATVQALRQINPAVRLIGASGISQDGKVARAAGAGLNHFLPKPYTAEAMLRLIDTVLKT; this is encoded by the coding sequence ATGCACACAGCACAGCACATCGACAGCGCAGAGGAACAACGCCAAAAGAACCAGCTGCTGCTGAAGATGGCGGGCCACGCGGCCCGGCTGGGCGGCTGGACCTTTGACGCGGTGTCGCAAGAGCTGGTGTGGTCCGACGAGACCTGCGAGATTCACGACCGCCCCGCACGGCACCGACCGACACTCGACGAAGGCATTGCGTACTACCTGCCCGACTACAGGGACATGGTGGTTCACATGGTTGACCGGTGCCTTGACGAGGGTGTGTCATTCGACTTCGAGGCCGAGCTGTTGACGGCCACACAGCGCACGATCTGGGTGCGCGCCATCGGCGAAGCCGTGCGAGATGCCAGCGGAACGGTGACCGGCTTGCAGGGCGCGTTGCAGGACATCACAACGCAGCGACGCAACGAGCTGGAGCGCAACGCGCTGGCGACCAAGCTCAGCGCCACGCTGGCCGACATGTCCGATGCGTTCTTCACACTGGACAGGAACTGGGTCATCACCTATGTCAACGAGGAGATGACACGTTCGGTGAACCGCACACGCGAGGAGATGCTGCACAGGTTGCTGTGGGATGTTTTCCCCGGCACCAAGGACAGCCGCTTTCATGCCTGCTACCTGCGGGCCATCGAGACGGGCAAGGTCGCCACCGAAGTGGAGTTCTACGAGCCGCTGGGCAAGTGGTTCGAGTTGCGATCGCATCCGACCGACGATGGCGTGGCGGTCTACTTCCAGGACGTCACGCAACGGCGCAAGGACGAAGAACAGCTGCGCTTGCTGCAGGCCTGCGTGGAACGCATGAACGACATCATCGTCGTCACCGATGCGGAGCCCGTGGAAGGTCTTTGGCCCCGGGTGATCTATGTCAACCAGGCCTTCGAGCGCAACACCGGCTACCGGCCCGACGAGATCATCGGCAAGACGCCTCGCATCCTGCAGGGACCGCGCACGCAGCGCGACGTGCTGGACCGCATTCGCGCCAGCCTGCAGCGGTGGGAGCCGGTGCGCGAGGAAATCCTCAACTACAAGAAAAACGGCGACGAAATCTGGCTGGAGCTCGACATCGTTCCGATTGCCGATGCCGCTGGCCACTACACGCACTGGATCTCGATCGAGCGCAACATCACCGAGCGCAAACGCGCCACCGATGCGCTGCGCCAGCGAGACAACCTGCTCAGGGTGGGTGGCCGGGTCGGCAAGATCGGGGGCTGGACTGCCCTGCCGGCGGTCAACGCGGTGCAGTGGTCCGACGAGATCTACCTCATGCTGGACTGGCCCCGGTCTTCGCCCCCCACCCTGGGCGAATTCCTGTCGATCTTTTCCCCCGATTCGCGCGCGGCATTCAAGGCTGCGCTCGACGAGTGCATGGCCCAGGGCGCGAGCTTTGATCGCGAATTTCAGGTGACCACCTGCGCGGGCCACCTGAAGTGGGTGCGTGTGGCCGCGGAGCCGGCCTTGGCCGAAGGGGGCGAGGTGAGCGGCGTGCATGGCGCGCTGCAGGACACCACGTCGATGAAGCAGGTGGAGGAACGCCTGCGGGAACAGGCTGCGCTGCTCGACAAGGCCCAGGACGCCATCTGGGTGCTGGACCTGGACGGCAACGTGGCTTTCTGGAACCCGAGCGCCGAACGCATTTACGGCTGGACGGCGGAAGAGGTCGGGCGCCGGGGGGCGCGGGAGCTGCTGTTTCAGGACACGGGCGTGTTCGACCGTTGCCGGCAGGCGGTGCTGGAACAGGGCGAGTGGGTCGGCGAGATCGAGCACAAGACGCAGGACGACAAACCCTTGCTGCTGGTTTCGCGCTGGACGCTGGTGAGGGACGAAGCGGGACAGCCCCGCTCCATTCTCGCCATCAACACCGATGTGACGCACCAGAAACTGCTGGAGCAGCAGTTCCTGCGCGCACAGCGCATGGAGAGCATCGGCACGCTGGCCGGTGGCATCGCCCACGACCTGAACAACGTGCTGGCGCCGATCATGATGTCGATCGAGCTGCTCAAGGGCTCGCTCCCCGATCCGGACGACCAGGCGGTGCTCAAGACCATCGAGGTGAGCGCGCGGCGCGGCGCCGACATGATCCGGCAGGTGCTGTCGTTCGCCCGCGGCGTCGAGGGCAAACGGCACGAGGTGAGGATCGCCGACGTGCTGCACGACCTCGACCAGATCCTGAGCGAGACCATCTCCAAGAACATCTCCATCGTCATCCGCGTGGCGCCCGATCTCTGGCAGGTGCAGGCCGACCCGACGCAGCTGCAGCAGGTGCTGCTGAACCTGTGCGTGAATGCGCGCGATGCCATGGTCAATGGCGGGCGCATCGCCATTTCGGCCGAGAACATGATGGTGGACGAACACTACGCAGCGATGAACATCGAGTCGCGCGTGGGCGCCTACGTGAAGATCGAGGTGGAGGACAACGGCGCCGGCATCCCCTCCGACATCCAGGAGCGTGTCTTCGATCCCTTCTTCACCACCAAGCCCATGGGCGAAGGCACGGGCCTGGGTCTGGCCACCACACTGGCCATCGTCAAGAGCCACGGGGGTTTCATTCGCCTCTACAGCGAGGTGGACAAAGGCACGCGCTTTCGCATCTACCTGCCCGCCGACCCGCACGCCTTGGGCGCACCGAGCGGCCCCGCGCAAACCGCCGTGCCGCGTGGCCATGGCGAACTGATCATGGTGGTGGACGATGAAGCCGCCATCCGGCAGGTCACGCGCCAGACCCTGGAGGCCTATGGCTACCGCGTGGTCGTGGCGTCCAACGGAGCGGAAGCGGTGGCGCTGTACGCGCAGAACATCCAGGGCATTGACCTCGTGCTGACCGACATGATGATGCCGGTGATGGACGGCCCTGCCACCGTCCAGGCGCTGCGGCAGATCAACCCGGCGGTCAGGCTCATCGGTGCCAGCGGCATCTCCCAGGACGGCAAGGTGGCCCGGGCCGCTGGCGCGGGCCTCAACCACTTCCTGCCCAAGCCTTACACCGCCGAGGCCATGCTCCGGCTGATCGACACGGTGCTCAAGACATAG
- a CDS encoding DMT family transporter yields MDTRQALDARAIGLMVVLCLTWSMQQIALKATAQDFSPILQIAVRSGMAAALVGLLMWHRGEASLFTDGAWKPGAVAGALFGLEFLLVGEGLGHTSAAHIVVFLYTAPIFAALGLQWKLPSERLAPMQWLGILMAFAGIAIAFLLRGTQGNHDWSRMLWGDLLGLLGGAAWGATTVVIRTTRLSSLPATQTLIYQLLGAFVLLLPAAFLMGHTTFNPTPVVWVSLAFQSVVVAFVSFLVWVWLMRHYLASRLGVLSFLTPLFGVVLGAWLLNEPIESGFLTGALLVLAGVVLVSGHAWFSQMWRRFRD; encoded by the coding sequence GTGGACACCCGACAAGCCCTCGACGCCCGAGCCATCGGCCTGATGGTCGTGCTCTGCCTGACCTGGAGCATGCAGCAGATCGCCCTGAAGGCCACTGCCCAGGACTTCTCTCCCATCCTGCAGATAGCGGTGCGCTCGGGCATGGCTGCGGCCCTGGTGGGTCTGCTCATGTGGCACCGTGGCGAGGCATCGTTGTTCACCGATGGCGCCTGGAAGCCCGGCGCGGTGGCGGGCGCCCTGTTTGGCCTGGAGTTCCTGCTTGTGGGCGAAGGGCTGGGCCACACCTCGGCCGCCCACATCGTGGTGTTTCTGTACACCGCGCCGATCTTCGCGGCCCTGGGCCTGCAGTGGAAACTGCCCTCCGAGCGGCTGGCCCCCATGCAGTGGCTGGGCATCCTGATGGCCTTCGCGGGCATCGCCATTGCCTTCCTGCTGCGCGGCACACAGGGCAACCACGACTGGTCGCGCATGCTCTGGGGCGACCTGCTGGGTCTGCTGGGCGGAGCGGCCTGGGGCGCCACCACGGTGGTCATCCGCACCACCCGCCTGAGCAGCCTGCCGGCCACGCAGACGCTGATCTACCAGTTGCTCGGCGCGTTTGTGCTGCTGCTGCCGGCGGCGTTCCTGATGGGGCACACCACCTTCAACCCGACCCCGGTGGTCTGGGTCAGCCTGGCGTTCCAGTCGGTGGTGGTGGCCTTCGTCAGCTTCCTGGTGTGGGTCTGGCTGATGCGCCACTACCTGGCCTCCAGGCTGGGCGTGCTGTCCTTCCTCACACCCTTGTTCGGCGTGGTGCTGGGCGCCTGGCTGCTCAACGAGCCCATCGAGTCGGGTTTCCTGACGGGCGCCTTGCTGGTACTGGCCGGTGTGGTGCTGGTGAGCGGCCATGCCTGGTTCAGCCAGATGTGGCGGCGATTTCGCGACTGA
- a CDS encoding AraC family transcriptional regulator → MPRPQARPRTQHLQTAPFTDALPAEVVFRAAQMPADAAYPHHRHQWGEFVYAFSGVMEVRLATEHYLIPPQYGLWLPPDVDHTGMNRQEASFCSVYVMPQRAVRMPAQVCALTVSPLLHGLLEHLRQTPPALAQGASHERLLQVVLDQLEVAPVSGSYLPTSSDPLLAPVLQALEAAPGDPRSVAEWAAFAHTTERTLMRRCQSQLGMTLAEWRQRLRTVKAMALLEAGEKVEHIAQDLGYASTSAFIAMFRRLTGATPDGHRKGR, encoded by the coding sequence ATGCCCCGCCCCCAGGCCCGCCCTCGCACCCAGCACCTGCAGACCGCGCCGTTCACCGACGCGCTGCCTGCCGAAGTCGTCTTTCGCGCTGCGCAGATGCCCGCCGACGCGGCCTATCCGCACCACCGCCACCAATGGGGCGAGTTTGTCTACGCCTTCAGCGGCGTGATGGAGGTGCGGCTCGCCACCGAGCACTACCTCATCCCGCCGCAATACGGCCTGTGGCTGCCACCCGACGTGGACCACACCGGCATGAACCGCCAGGAGGCCTCTTTCTGTTCGGTCTACGTGATGCCCCAGCGCGCGGTGCGCATGCCGGCGCAGGTGTGCGCGCTCACGGTGAGCCCTTTGCTGCACGGCCTGCTGGAGCACCTGCGCCAGACGCCGCCCGCGCTCGCGCAGGGCGCGTCGCACGAGCGGCTGCTGCAGGTGGTGCTGGACCAGCTGGAGGTGGCCCCGGTGAGCGGCAGCTACCTGCCCACGTCCAGCGACCCACTGCTCGCGCCGGTGCTGCAGGCGCTGGAAGCTGCACCTGGTGATCCGCGATCGGTGGCCGAATGGGCGGCTTTTGCGCACACCACCGAGCGCACGCTCATGCGCCGTTGCCAGAGCCAGCTGGGCATGACGCTGGCCGAATGGCGGCAGCGGCTGCGCACCGTGAAGGCCATGGCCCTGCTGGAAGCCGGCGAGAAGGTGGAGCACATCGCGCAAGACCTGGGCTACGCGTCCACCTCGGCCTTCATTGCGATGTTCCGCCGACTGACTGGCGCCACGCCCGATGGCCACCGGAAGGGTCGGTGA
- the senA gene encoding selenoneine synthase SenA, producing MGLSESSIVSEAPSGGQRVADMARHAGREPLAAALVDARDRTLHQFAAFEAALGAGLRVPCQPELNLPLWELGHIGWFADWWIARNPQLNRGAQANPHAMRHQARQAAHGIDADALYDSSAVSHDRRWQLDLPDADSTRASLAAGLDDTLERLQDATDDDNGLYFFRLALFHEDMHAEAGVYMAQALGIAAGQPLPPVRTEHVQVPTRMATVRVPATRWTLGWTGPGFAFDNELDAHPVEVATAEIDARAVTWARYLPMVDAGLADVPRYLRRTPSGWEAQRFGTWQALDLQAVACHLSANEAQAWCRWAGRRLPTEAEWEVAAHNAPGFAWGEVWEWTASPFAPFPGFKPHPYVDYSQPWFDGRPVLKGASAATHPRMRHPRYRNYFAAERNDIFAGFRSVRA from the coding sequence ATGGGCTTGAGCGAGTCGTCGATTGTGAGCGAGGCCCCGTCGGGCGGGCAGCGTGTCGCCGACATGGCCCGCCATGCGGGAAGGGAACCACTGGCCGCCGCGCTGGTGGACGCGCGCGATCGCACGCTGCACCAGTTCGCAGCCTTCGAAGCGGCACTCGGCGCCGGTCTGCGCGTGCCCTGCCAACCCGAGCTCAACCTGCCGCTGTGGGAGCTCGGCCACATCGGCTGGTTTGCCGACTGGTGGATCGCCCGCAACCCCCAGCTGAACCGCGGCGCGCAGGCCAACCCCCACGCCATGCGGCACCAGGCGCGCCAGGCCGCCCACGGCATCGACGCGGATGCGCTCTACGACTCCAGTGCGGTGTCGCACGACCGGCGCTGGCAACTCGACTTGCCGGATGCCGACAGCACACGTGCCAGCCTGGCGGCGGGTCTGGACGACACGCTGGAGCGCCTGCAGGACGCCACCGACGACGACAACGGGCTGTACTTCTTCCGGCTCGCCCTCTTCCACGAAGACATGCACGCCGAAGCCGGCGTGTACATGGCGCAGGCGCTGGGCATCGCTGCGGGCCAGCCCTTGCCGCCCGTTCGGACGGAGCACGTCCAGGTGCCCACCCGCATGGCCACGGTCCGCGTGCCGGCCACCCGCTGGACACTGGGCTGGACCGGCCCCGGCTTTGCCTTTGACAACGAACTCGACGCGCATCCGGTGGAGGTGGCCACCGCCGAGATCGATGCCCGTGCCGTCACCTGGGCGCGTTACCTGCCGATGGTGGACGCCGGCCTGGCCGATGTGCCGCGTTACTTGCGGCGCACACCCAGCGGCTGGGAAGCACAGCGCTTCGGCACCTGGCAGGCGCTGGACCTGCAGGCCGTGGCCTGCCACCTCAGCGCGAACGAGGCGCAGGCCTGGTGCCGCTGGGCCGGGCGGCGCCTGCCGACCGAAGCCGAGTGGGAAGTGGCGGCGCACAACGCACCGGGCTTTGCCTGGGGCGAGGTGTGGGAGTGGACCGCCAGCCCCTTCGCGCCCTTTCCCGGCTTCAAGCCCCATCCTTATGTGGACTACTCGCAGCCCTGGTTCGATGGCCGCCCGGTGCTCAAGGGCGCCAGCGCCGCCACCCACCCGCGCATGCGCCACCCCCGCTACCGCAACTACTTTGCCGCAGAACGCAACGACATCTTTGCCGGCTTTCGCAGCGTGCGCGCCTGA
- the senB gene encoding selenoneine biosynthesis selenosugar synthase SenB, producing the protein MNKPSLCIVTPALADANNGNWQTARRWARLLAGHYRVTVVKAWTGTDADVLLALHARRSAASVAAWAETHPGRPLVLALTGTDLYRDIATDASAQRSLALAHRLIVLQEQGPLALPEALRGKCRVVFQSGTRRQTLPKTTAHLRAVMVGHLRDEKWPQTLFEAARLLAPDEGIHIDHIGAAIDPALGAAAQATAQACPHYRWLGGLPHGATRARMQRAHLLVHTSRMEGGAHVLMEALLCGTPVLASHIPGNVGMLGTGYGGYFPPGDAPALVQSLRACRAGLGAPAGRLATLQAQCEARAPLFDPRTEQATLLALLDELR; encoded by the coding sequence ATGAACAAACCCTCACTCTGTATCGTCACGCCGGCCCTGGCCGATGCCAACAACGGCAACTGGCAAACCGCTCGCCGCTGGGCGCGTTTGCTCGCGGGTCATTATCGGGTGACGGTGGTGAAGGCATGGACGGGCACCGATGCCGATGTGTTGCTCGCCCTGCACGCGCGCCGCTCGGCCGCGTCGGTGGCGGCCTGGGCCGAGACCCATCCCGGCCGCCCGTTGGTGCTGGCACTGACCGGCACCGACCTCTACCGCGACATCGCCACCGACGCGAGCGCCCAGCGTTCGCTGGCGCTGGCGCACCGGCTCATCGTGCTGCAGGAGCAGGGTCCTCTGGCACTGCCCGAGGCCCTGCGCGGCAAGTGCCGGGTGGTCTTCCAGTCGGGCACGCGGCGTCAGACGCTGCCCAAGACCACGGCCCACCTGCGGGCGGTGATGGTGGGCCACCTGCGCGATGAAAAATGGCCCCAGACCTTGTTTGAAGCCGCGCGCCTGCTGGCACCCGACGAAGGCATCCACATCGACCACATCGGTGCCGCGATCGACCCCGCGCTGGGCGCGGCAGCGCAGGCCACCGCGCAGGCCTGCCCGCACTACCGCTGGCTTGGCGGCCTGCCGCATGGCGCGACCCGCGCTCGCATGCAGCGCGCGCACCTGCTGGTGCACACCAGCCGCATGGAGGGCGGGGCCCACGTGCTGATGGAGGCACTGCTGTGTGGCACGCCGGTGCTGGCATCGCACATTCCGGGCAACGTGGGCATGCTGGGCACCGGCTATGGCGGCTATTTCCCGCCGGGCGATGCGCCCGCGCTGGTGCAGTCCTTGCGCGCCTGCCGCGCGGGCCTGGGCGCACCCGCTGGCAGGCTCGCCACCCTGCAAGCACAATGTGAGGCCCGAGCGCCGTTGTTCGATCCGCGCACCGAACAGGCCACCTTGCTGGCCCTGCTTGACGAGCTGCGCTGA
- the selD gene encoding selenide, water dikinase SelD, giving the protein MNAPTPTAATQPRLTSLSHGGGCGCKIAPGVLSEILKGTAAMPIPKELLVGIETADDAAVYQLNDEQALIATTDFFMPIVDDPYDFGRIAATNAISDVYAMGGTPIMALALVGMPINVLSTETIGKILQGGQDVCRAAGIPIAGGHTIDSVEPIYGLVALGLVHPKRVKRNADAKVGDRLILGKPIGVGVLSAALKKDALSTEGYAQMIANTTKLNTPGPDLAALDGVHALTDITGFGLAGHVMEMARGANTTVRIDMASVPLIAGVRELAAAGMVTGASGRNWAAYGHEVRLGAGLQPVDQALLSDPQTSGGLLVACAPEAVDAVLAIFEQHGFAAAADIGEIVAPAADGVRLEVR; this is encoded by the coding sequence ATGAACGCACCCACACCCACCGCTGCCACCCAGCCCCGCCTCACCAGTCTCTCGCACGGTGGCGGCTGCGGCTGCAAGATCGCGCCCGGCGTGCTCAGCGAAATCTTGAAGGGCACGGCCGCCATGCCGATCCCCAAGGAACTGCTGGTCGGCATCGAGACGGCGGACGACGCGGCGGTGTACCAGCTCAATGACGAGCAGGCGCTGATCGCCACCACCGATTTCTTCATGCCCATCGTGGACGATCCGTACGACTTTGGCCGCATCGCCGCCACCAACGCCATCAGCGACGTGTACGCCATGGGCGGCACACCCATCATGGCGCTGGCCCTGGTCGGCATGCCCATCAACGTGCTGTCGACCGAGACCATCGGCAAGATCCTCCAGGGTGGGCAGGACGTGTGCCGTGCCGCCGGCATTCCGATCGCGGGTGGTCACACCATCGACTCGGTCGAACCCATCTACGGCCTCGTGGCCCTGGGCCTGGTGCACCCCAAACGCGTGAAGCGCAACGCCGACGCGAAGGTGGGCGACCGCCTGATCCTGGGCAAGCCGATCGGCGTGGGCGTGCTCTCGGCCGCACTGAAGAAGGACGCGCTGAGCACCGAGGGCTACGCGCAGATGATCGCCAACACCACCAAGCTCAACACGCCCGGCCCCGACCTTGCGGCACTGGACGGCGTGCACGCGCTCACCGACATCACCGGCTTTGGCCTTGCCGGCCATGTGATGGAAATGGCGCGCGGCGCCAACACCACGGTGCGCATCGACATGGCGAGCGTGCCGCTGATCGCGGGCGTGCGCGAACTGGCGGCCGCCGGCATGGTCACCGGGGCTTCGGGTCGCAACTGGGCCGCCTACGGCCACGAAGTGCGCCTGGGTGCTGGCCTGCAGCCGGTGGACCAGGCCTTGCTGTCCGACCCGCAGACCAGCGGCGGTCTGCTGGTGGCCTGCGCGCCCGAGGCGGTGGACGCGGTGCTGGCGATCTTTGAGCAGCATGGCTTTGCTGCCGCGGCCGACATCGGCGAGATCGTGGCGCCCGCAGCCGACGGCGTGCGGCTGGAAGTGCGCTGA
- a CDS encoding RidA family protein has protein sequence MERRHISSGSPFEAQIGYSRAVVAGDWVFVSGTTGFDYTAMTISDNVVEQAEQCMQNIAAALRQAGASLDDVVRVNYVLPDGADFEACWPVLRKHLGTARPAAMMITAGLLDPRMKIEIEVTALKQR, from the coding sequence ATGGAGCGACGGCACATCAGCTCCGGTTCGCCGTTTGAGGCGCAGATTGGTTACTCCCGCGCCGTGGTCGCGGGTGACTGGGTGTTCGTCTCGGGCACCACCGGCTTTGACTACACCGCCATGACCATTTCGGACAACGTGGTGGAGCAGGCCGAGCAGTGCATGCAGAACATTGCCGCCGCGCTCCGGCAGGCCGGTGCCAGCCTGGACGACGTGGTGCGCGTGAACTACGTGCTGCCCGACGGCGCCGACTTCGAAGCCTGCTGGCCGGTGCTGCGCAAACACCTGGGCACCGCCCGCCCCGCGGCCATGATGATCACGGCGGGTTTGCTCGATCCCCGCATGAAGATCGAGATCGAGGTCACGGCGCTCAAACAGCGCTGA
- a CDS encoding haloacid dehalogenase type II, which yields MTSTPILAFDIFGTVVDWHGSITREVAALYPQVDADAFALAWRSGYQPAMQRVRSGELGWTLIDDLHRLILDELLPRFGLSSLTEAQKQHLNKVWHRLDPWPDTVAGLTRLKTRHTICSLSNGNIGLLTNMAKRAGLPWDCVLSAEVFRAYKPDPATYLGVARVFDVPPSDVMLVAAHQDDLAAARACGLRTAYIERPLEFGANHPKDVSADAANTFHAKSLVHLAEQLGC from the coding sequence ATGACCTCCACCCCCATCCTCGCTTTCGACATCTTTGGCACCGTGGTCGACTGGCACGGCAGCATCACACGCGAGGTGGCGGCGCTCTACCCGCAGGTGGACGCCGATGCCTTTGCACTCGCCTGGCGCTCGGGTTACCAGCCGGCCATGCAGCGGGTGCGCTCTGGCGAACTGGGCTGGACACTGATCGATGACCTGCACCGGCTCATCCTCGACGAGCTCTTACCGCGGTTCGGATTGAGTTCGCTGACCGAGGCCCAGAAGCAGCACCTCAACAAGGTCTGGCACCGGCTGGACCCCTGGCCCGACACGGTGGCCGGGCTCACGCGCCTGAAGACACGCCACACGATCTGCAGCCTGTCCAACGGCAACATCGGCCTGCTCACCAACATGGCCAAACGCGCCGGCCTGCCGTGGGACTGCGTGCTCTCGGCCGAGGTGTTCCGTGCCTACAAACCCGATCCGGCCACCTACCTCGGTGTGGCGCGCGTGTTTGACGTGCCGCCGTCTGATGTGATGCTGGTGGCCGCCCACCAGGACGATCTGGCTGCCGCGCGGGCCTGCGGCTTGCGCACGGCCTACATCGAGCGGCCGCTGGAGTTCGGCGCGAACCACCCCAAGGACGTGTCGGCCGATGCGGCCAACACCTTTCACGCGAAGAGCCTGGTGCACCTGGCCGAGCAACTCGGCTGCTGA
- a CDS encoding low affinity iron permease family protein, whose product MGRRIGYSQFANQIARLSGRPKTFVLAAAVIVVWLVTGPLFGYSDTWQLVINTGTTIVTFLMVFLIQNTQNRDAEALQIKIDELIRATRGAHNALLDLEELEQDNLDEFRRRYQLLAREARSDLERGAQDTGSPEA is encoded by the coding sequence ATGGGCAGACGAATCGGGTATTCACAGTTCGCCAACCAGATCGCAAGGCTGAGCGGTCGCCCCAAGACCTTTGTGCTGGCGGCGGCGGTCATCGTTGTCTGGCTGGTCACCGGGCCGCTGTTTGGCTACAGCGACACCTGGCAGCTGGTGATCAACACCGGTACCACCATCGTCACCTTTCTCATGGTGTTCCTCATACAGAACACCCAGAACCGCGACGCCGAGGCCTTGCAGATCAAGATCGACGAACTGATCCGCGCGACCAGGGGCGCACACAACGCGCTGCTGGACCTGGAGGAGCTGGAACAGGACAACCTGGACGAATTCCGGCGTCGTTACCAGCTGCTGGCTCGTGAGGCCCGCAGCGATCTGGAGCGCGGTGCTCAGGACACCGGTTCACCCGAGGCCTGA
- a CDS encoding FAD-dependent oxidoreductase, with amino-acid sequence MHHGIKKLLLLGAGHAHLHVLASLAQHRPADLDVTVLSPFAQLTYSGMIPGFVAGHYAEADCRIALEPLVRAAGARWVQGRCNGIDPVGNAVSVTAAGGAQGVPATLGFDTLSIDTGAVIDRARLEVDMPGAATHALAVRPIEAFAQLWPQVLQLAQRQPVSLAVVGAGAAGIELVLAAEQSIRQQGMPGARFTLVTGGPEVADSYRPAVRHKVLRQLKRRGITVLREACVGISAGEVLLSNGARLACDVPLLAIGTHAPPWLQGSGLALSDAGHVLVNAFQQSTSHPHVFAAGDVACRADTPHASSGVHAVRAGPPLAHNLLAVHQRKPLKSHQPPTNTLNLLSCGTGHAIASYGAWSVEGAWAWRWKDRIDRGFIERYRIGPRPAAQASGEPVS; translated from the coding sequence ATGCACCACGGCATCAAAAAACTCCTCCTCCTCGGTGCAGGCCATGCCCACCTGCATGTGCTGGCCAGCTTGGCGCAGCACCGCCCCGCCGATCTGGACGTGACGGTGCTCAGCCCATTCGCGCAGCTGACCTACAGCGGCATGATCCCCGGCTTCGTGGCTGGCCATTACGCCGAGGCCGACTGCCGCATCGCGCTGGAGCCGCTGGTGCGCGCGGCCGGGGCGCGCTGGGTGCAGGGACGCTGCAACGGCATCGATCCGGTGGGCAACGCGGTGAGCGTGACGGCGGCCGGGGGCGCGCAGGGCGTGCCCGCCACGCTGGGTTTCGACACCCTCTCGATCGACACGGGCGCGGTGATCGACCGTGCCCGCCTGGAAGTCGACATGCCGGGAGCGGCCACCCACGCACTCGCCGTGCGTCCCATCGAAGCCTTTGCCCAGCTCTGGCCCCAGGTGCTGCAGCTGGCCCAGCGCCAGCCGGTGTCGCTCGCGGTGGTGGGCGCGGGTGCGGCGGGCATCGAACTCGTGCTGGCGGCAGAGCAAAGCATTCGCCAGCAGGGCATGCCCGGTGCGCGATTCACGCTCGTCACCGGTGGACCCGAGGTGGCCGACAGCTACCGCCCCGCGGTGCGGCACAAGGTGTTGCGCCAGCTCAAGCGGCGCGGCATCACGGTGCTGCGCGAGGCCTGCGTGGGCATCAGCGCCGGCGAGGTGCTGCTCAGCAACGGCGCGCGACTGGCCTGCGACGTGCCGCTGCTGGCCATCGGCACCCACGCACCACCCTGGCTTCAAGGCAGCGGTCTGGCCTTGTCGGACGCTGGGCATGTGCTGGTCAACGCGTTTCAGCAAAGCACCAGCCACCCCCACGTGTTTGCCGCCGGTGACGTGGCCTGCCGCGCCGACACGCCGCACGCCAGCAGTGGTGTCCATGCGGTGCGCGCCGGCCCGCCGCTGGCGCACAACCTGCTGGCGGTTCACCAGCGCAAACCCCTGAAATCCCACCAGCCGCCAACCAACACACTCAACCTGCTGTCGTGCGGCACCGGCCATGCCATTGCGAGTTACGGCGCGTGGAGTGTGGAGGGCGCCTGGGCCTGGCGCTGGAAAGACCGCATCGACCGCGGCTTCATCGAGCGCTACCGGATCGGACCGCGCCCAGCCGCTCAGGCCTCGGGTGAACCGGTGTCCTGA